The following coding sequences lie in one Clostridiales bacterium genomic window:
- a CDS encoding putative DNA binding domain-containing protein, producing the protein MNIHDYEKAETSNIDYKEELEEKKPKSWLKSVSAFANTKGGIILFGINDKNHTLVGLKDIQRVAEKITELINSKITPLPRYEINTFSEDGKDYLELKIGDGPSTPYYFVSDGRKEVYIRAGNQSLIAPEHVLNNLILKGKNLSFDALSTKYLIKDLSFTLLGATLKEKTGNEFNEIKDYISLGLASEDGHITNAGVLLSDQGALKQSKIVCTRWKGKHKGVLSEDAIDDKEYTGSIISLLENADLFIKNNSKQSWKIVGMNRIELEDYPATARREAIVNALIHRDYQILGAEIHIDMFDDRLEITSPGGMFDGSLIQNLEIKNIPSMRRNVIISDVFSRLHFMERRGSGLSRIVESYSDSELKPKFISDSLSFSVIFPNKSYSKNTEDEKNKNLVSDEELFFIKLYKSIQNAKIKNSTIDQIKVIFDKVGYSDVFSRDDVKTLLNVKDTRATNLIALLLELNLIKKVEGVTYKFFK; encoded by the coding sequence TTGAATATACATGATTATGAAAAAGCAGAAACAAGCAATATAGACTATAAGGAAGAGTTAGAAGAAAAGAAGCCTAAAAGTTGGCTTAAATCGGTTTCAGCTTTTGCTAATACTAAAGGTGGCATTATACTTTTTGGAATAAACGATAAAAATCACACTTTAGTAGGCCTGAAAGATATTCAACGGGTTGCTGAAAAAATAACCGAACTAATAAATTCGAAAATTACACCTTTGCCAAGGTATGAAATAAACACTTTTAGTGAAGATGGCAAAGATTACTTAGAATTAAAAATTGGTGATGGACCGTCAACACCGTATTATTTCGTGTCAGATGGTCGAAAGGAAGTATATATTAGAGCGGGTAATCAAAGTTTAATTGCTCCAGAACATGTGCTTAATAATTTGATACTCAAAGGTAAAAATTTATCTTTTGATGCATTATCAACAAAATATCTTATAAAGGACTTAAGTTTTACTTTGCTTGGTGCAACACTGAAAGAGAAAACAGGAAATGAGTTTAATGAAATTAAAGATTATATATCCTTGGGCTTAGCAAGTGAGGACGGACATATAACTAATGCAGGTGTATTGTTAAGCGATCAAGGGGCACTTAAGCAATCTAAAATTGTTTGTACTAGATGGAAAGGTAAGCATAAGGGAGTTTTGTCAGAGGATGCAATAGATGATAAAGAGTATACAGGCAGTATAATATCTCTTTTGGAAAATGCAGACTTGTTCATTAAAAATAATTCAAAGCAATCTTGGAAGATTGTTGGGATGAATAGAATTGAATTAGAAGATTATCCTGCAACTGCACGTAGAGAGGCTATTGTGAATGCATTGATTCATAGAGACTATCAAATACTAGGTGCAGAAATACATATAGATATGTTTGATGATAGATTAGAAATTACGTCTCCAGGAGGAATGTTTGATGGAAGTCTAATACAGAATTTAGAGATAAAAAACATACCTTCAATGCGAAGGAATGTCATTATTTCAGACGTATTCAGTAGATTGCATTTTATGGAACGTAGAGGAAGTGGATTAAGCAGAATAGTCGAGAGTTATAGTGATTCTGAGTTAAAGCCCAAGTTTATATCTGATTCCCTATCGTTTAGCGTTATTTTCCCCAATAAAAGTTACTCTAAAAATACGGAAGATGAAAAAAATAAAAATCTTGTATCTGATGAGGAATTATTTTTTATCAAATTGTATAAAAGCATACAGAATGCAAAGATAAAAAATAGTACAATAGATCAGATAAAAGTAATATTCGACAAAGTAGGTTACTCGGATGTTTTTTCAAGAGATGATGTGAAGACGTTGTTAAATGTAAAAGATACACGAGCAACAAATTTGATAGCGTTATTGTTGGAATTAAACCTTATTAAAAAAGTAGAAGGAGTTACTTATAAATTTTTCAAATAA
- a CDS encoding type IV toxin-antitoxin system AbiEi family antitoxin domain-containing protein — protein MSNKEKLMTIIKKNNGYVRTSDLRQHGIHQQFLRQLVDEGYIKKVTRGVYSLTGQSPNEFFILGQRYLSGVFSHNTALYFYDMTERTPIKYDMTFPNNIRIYNEFVKAHYIKKEIYSLGLTTIKLSDNTEIKIYDKERTICDIVKDRNKIDTQILNTALKEYMKRKDKNLFLLYNYASKLRIESILSQYMEVLDE, from the coding sequence GTGAGTAACAAAGAAAAGTTGATGACAATTATTAAAAAAAACAATGGCTACGTGCGCACTAGCGACCTTAGACAGCATGGCATACATCAACAATTCTTAAGGCAATTAGTTGATGAAGGATATATAAAAAAAGTTACGAGGGGGGTATATTCACTTACAGGTCAATCTCCCAACGAATTTTTTATTCTAGGTCAAAGATATTTATCCGGTGTTTTTTCACACAATACAGCGTTGTATTTTTACGATATGACAGAAAGAACGCCCATCAAATATGATATGACGTTTCCCAATAATATTCGAATATATAATGAATTTGTGAAGGCACATTATATAAAAAAAGAAATATATTCTTTAGGATTAACTACAATAAAACTGTCTGATAACACTGAAATCAAAATATATGACAAAGAAAGGACTATATGTGATATAGTAAAGGACAGAAACAAAATAGATACACAAATATTAAATACGGCCCTCAAAGAGTATATGAAGAGAAAAGATAAAAATTTATTTTTATTATACAACTATGCTAGTAAACTAAGGATTGAAAGTATATTAAGTCAGTACATGGAGGTTTTAGATGAATGA